The DNA window TCTGccggcagccaatcagaggccgCGCAGGATGAGCTCAGGGGGAACCACGTGACTCCTGATCAAAGTGGGGGTCAACACAAGACTCTGCAACCTTCACAGAAAGGGAGACGAGGACAGGTGTCCAGATTAATAAAGGATATGTCAGTATTCAAACGAGGcgattttaaataatatacaaaCGGACAAAAGTTAATTAGAATATGAGCCAAATCACAGatttaaatgatgaaaagaggtagaaatattgataaataatatttctttatgaGCATTTATTCTTTGTAAGGATTTTGAAAGACATTTACAAACATATTGCAAGCATTGTAGTTCTCAAACTACAGtataagatttttaaaatgtgttaatagagtttaaaaaaaggaggCATGTACAGGAATagagaagacagagaaaaaaagtcacagtaAACTGAAACTATGACGAGTGACGTCAGATCAAATGAGGGGGAGTGAGACACAAGAGTTATGGTGTCTCTGCATTGTTAGGGGTTTGTTGTAAGTGGTAGCACTGCCTACTGAACAGTGTGACACTTCCAGCAAGCCCCATGGttgattacattttgttgccttCTCTTAAGAATGGCAGTAATAAATGTCCTTTAACTGAGGCAACTGAAGCTGGTTGCACTTGATTTGATTTGGGGGTATATGAGTAAATATGGttgaaattagaaaaaacaGCGTCAGACTAAAAGCTCTCAGGGGTCACAGAGAAGTTTCCAACAGGTGGCGCCATTGTCAGGTCACTGTTACAGAGTATGGCTCATTagttctatctatctatctatctatctatctatctatctatctatctatctatctatctatctatctatctatctatctatctatctatctatctgtgtaaaattataaataatatatataataaattaaaccgATATTCCAGTGTCAATGGCGATATACTGTGAAAATAAAGAAGACTtatgtctatttattttttatgtaaaattattaatttacagAACCAATGCAACGGCTGAACTTTATCAAGTGCCATTTCCACAAGCGTTTGTTTGGCTGGTTTGCGCTCTTGAACAAGTCCGTGTGGAAACATGCTCCCCAGGACGGTGGTTCCACATGGACAACAGAATGTTGTGGTGCAGACCAGAAAGCTCGGATAAGCTTGTGGGGGAGTTTCTTGGCACAGGACCCACAATCAGGTAAGATCTCCATGTGGTAAACAACAAGTTGGTGATCAGGGTCAGCTCTCAGCAGGGCAGCTGTAAGTGTAGGTTAGCAGGCCGTCTGGGCCGTCTATGGCCAAGAGAGCAAGCACGCAGTCTGAGTTATGCCCCTAAATCTCATACCCGAGTGTGGTTAGTGACACGTTAGTgcatttacttgtgtttttggGACAGCATCtgaatgttttgcatttgtgaAGTTACCTTAGTGTTCGGAGTGGAGCCTGGCCTCGGTGTTGTTGGTAAGTTAGCCTGGAGGCTAAAGCTAGCTCGTTTTTACACATGACAGGTCCTGGAGTTGATGTGATCAGATCATGTTAAAGTAGTGATTATCTGATGATATTAATAACAATGTAAACTTTGATTCAAACTAGGTCCAACACTTATATAGTGATCTTAAATCGATAATTGTTCGCggaattcattttctttatggaaatgtggtatttaaaaaacgattttcattttattttttttaggtggtCATTTAACTCAACCTGATATGTGTGAATGGAATGGCTTAAAGGAATCCTTAAATGCATagttggattttttatttatagaataGTGATTTCTCAAAACAATGTATGTTTAATAGAATCTGTATTTCGGTAAAGACTGATACTGAAAAAATAGTTCAggtgacaaaataaatgtggaataaatcaactttttgcaAAGCTGtcgtttttgcagtgtagtatGAACCCCTCATTGTATGATTACCCTAAGTAAGAAAAAACATggttttactgaaatatttacagaaacattcaaaataacAATCTAAtaccttttatttaaaactactgCAAACGCATTTCATGTATCAATACAGTTATAATAATGGTattaatataaagaaatatcGGCTCAAATTTACAGGGATGTCCAGGCAAACATGCTTATTGTGTAGAATATACCTTTTTTGTATCGTTTCAGAATTATAAAGATGGATGATGGCCCTTTAGTTTCCTTACCAAAACTATTTGATCACTGAAAATTGTTCTAAACTCCAGTTAGTCTGTCTTGTAAAGTCTAGGCGTCATCTTTCAGGCCGCTCAACAGCAGTGCACAGCAATAAATGAGGAAGGAGCTACACAGAGTAAAAACTCCAACCCCTCTGCAATTTTTCTAGCATCTTATTCCCCAAGACTTTACTCCATAAGAATGCTTTTCGTTTCACAGCCACACGTTGTCACATGTTTAGAATGTGCTTCACTTGTAAACCGCTTTCCATATAGTCGAATGGCTGACTTGAAATTCTTCTGCGATCTTTTTAAATCCCTCACCAGACTTACAAACACCTACTTTTGTGAGGTGTCCAAATCTTAAAATTTGTTAGCAGATTCACAGTCGTCTTTGCAATGCAAATTTTTTAACAGCACACTTACAAAAAACATTGTGGTTGGCAAATTCTATTTGCTATTACTCTCTGTGCGGCAGTAGTATATTTACCCAGCTAAATGGACTTTCAGTGCCTGTCGATTATCTCCCTAAATGTGTGTCCATTCTCCgttgtctttatttttcaggaaCAAGATGATAAAAAACTGGGGTCTCATCGGAGGGATCGCGGCTGCTATTGCAGCTGGAGTATACGTCCTGTGGGGCCCGATCactgagaggaagaagaggaagagaggtGAGAAGTGAGGGGATTTAAACTGAACCCGTTTTAAACTATAGGACAGaatttatgttattaaaatgaaCTATTAGagcatgaatgtgtgtgtgaatgagtgaTGACTAGAATCTGTGTTTCGGGAAAGACAGATTATGTAGCGCTTGGTACAGCGCTACATAAATACAGACCATTTACCATTCAACTCTTGGGGGAATATAACATTGAGAATAGCTACTGTCAATTTAATGTAACTATAACAAATGAGGGCTTATGGTGATTGTGTGTACGCAGAGCTAAAGAAGTAACCGCATTGCTTGAAATGCAGGTTTGTAGAGTTTGGTAAATGCAGATACAGGATCAATATTCCCTCAGTTCTATCTAATTTCTTGGTATTGCTTGCAAGTAGcaatgcctttttttccctctcttttgCTGCTGTGTTACATCAGCAGTGCTTCTTTGTCAGTTGATTGGGAGATTAGATTGGCTTTGGAAAGTTGGCTGGCTTCTTCCCCATATAAGCAACCTCCCTCACTGATTTAATCATTAGAACCGCTTAGTAACAATGTCACGTCTGTGACGAGAGTACAACTAGAACCAACCTcaaaatttttaagaaaaaaataacgcCTACTCTCCCTGAAGTTACGGAAACGGGGCGTGCGGGTAGGCCTCGACATTTCTGGCTGTGATTTGCCATGGCTTGGGTTTCTCCACAGGAATGGTGCCAGGTCTGCTGAACTTGGGCAACACCTGCTTCTTGAACTCCTTGCTTCAGGGTTTGGCAGCATGTCCGTCTTTCGTCAAATGGCTGGAGAGGTTTTCAGGCCTGCCCTCGATCCAGTCATGCAAAGACAACCAGCTGTCCTCCACGCTGCTGCAACTACTCAAAGGTAAGTGTGTAGGGGCTGTCGCATGAAATAAGTAGAGCATAAAGAACCTATCAATGTTAGTTTCCCTCCTCCCATCACGGATTGTGGTCTGACAGCTCTGTCCAGTGAGGAGCCTGGAGACGAGGATGTTTTAGATGCCGGATGCCTCCTGGATGTTCTCAGACTGTATCGCTGGCACATCAGCTCATTTGAAGAGCAGGTCGGactgctttttttaatcatttgtgaTCAGAACCTAATATAAACTGAACATCAGCATGAATGTCCTGTTCATAGCTTTTCTTTCTGGGTGGAACGATTAAACAAGAAGCTGCACCTGACcattcactttttaaacatcAATAAGTCTCTCTAATAATTATGGCTGGATATTTGCAGACTCTTCTTGGCAGaactgagttcatttaaattggttcCTTTCTTGCCACCGACCTGATATTTATGCACAGTTAAGACATTTTCAGTAGGATTGAAATCAGTGCTTTAGGATGATGATTCCTTAAACTTCACATTCCCTGTATTATCCATTCCAAATCCAGATCTCATGTGTGTTTGAGTAATTACCTGGTTGAAACGTATGTCAATGAGTCCAAGTTTTACCTTCATGAAATGAGGTCAAATTAAAGAACTTGGAGGTTGTTGTCCTTCTTCCTTACATTATATTGTCTGTGCTATGTACTAGCACCATTGGCAGCAAGATAGGCCCTCAGCATGGTGGTGCCACCACTATGCTTTACCTCTGGTTTGGTGTTTTTAGGTGTGAAGCCTTTTCTTGACTCCTCTGCGTATTCTTCTAGCCATCGTGTATAAATTAATCGTTGTCTCATCGAttaatttatgagaaaaaaactttctccagAAGCCATTTGGCTTGTCTCTGTGATCAGCTGTGACTCAAATGTATAAATGTTTGAGCAGCTTTTAACTGAGGATGATGGTCTGGATCACAGGTTTGAAACTGGGATCCACAGGACTATGatctaaaacacatttgaacaaTGGCTTTGATTCAGCCTTCTGAATAAAGTCCTTATAGCAGCCgtaattaaaattttatctcGCTTAAAAGCCAGATGCGTATatgcaagaaaacaaactgacctAAAGGCATTCTgttaattctgattttaaaaagttgtcaaatattcaagaattattgtGCTAGAAGCTTGTTGAAAGCTATAAAAATAACATGTGGtccatttgcagtttttaaaataagtgattaaaatgcataattagAAGCTCAAACTTAACCTGGCATTCATGCTGATGAGGTGCACGTGTAAACTTCTGAATGGAGCTTTAACTTATTGTGCAACAtctaaaaatctgatttcttccCTTTTAAGGATGCACATGAACTTTTTCACGTCCTCACGTCTTCTCTAGAGGAGGAGCGAAATCGGCAACCCAAAGTCACACATTTGTTTGACGTGCAGTCCCTGGAGGTAAGTTGTCTCCACATCCACCGGGGATCCCAAACTGCAGAAGTCacacaaatctttgtttttgtttagtttgtttttttgtttttagttaaacGTTCTCctactttgtgtttgctttgtttctaGTCTCTTCCTGATGAAGAGGACAAAACTGTGGCCTGCATTAGTCGAggtatgaagaaaaaataaaaatcaagaggCCAAATTAAGAATACCAGCAAATGAGTGTGttatatttagttcattttctctgcagctcctcttcatCCGATCCCAGGCCTCTGGAAGTCCCAGCATCCTTTTCACGGTCATCTAACGAGCAATATGTCGTGCAAGCACTGTGAAATCCAAGTGTGTTTCTTTATGAGATATAGAACTAAGTAGCATGCTAGATATGATTAATTTGTGAATAACAACTCAACTTTGTTCATTAATAGAGTCCAGTACGGTACGACTCATTTGAGAGCCTGTCTTTGTCCATCCCTCTTCCTCAGTGGGTAAGCTGAAAAGGCAGGATTATTAATGTAGCACTTTACATGATTGGTTAGCGCATTATTGTGAAGTGGGAAAAAATGGATTCTTGGTTTTCAAAAGTCTTTACAAATGAATATCTAAAGAGTTTGGCATTagtaactttggaggagctgcagagattcacaacTCAGGTAGGAGAATTTGAAAACAGGACAAATTATCTATGGTGCACTTTACATATCTAAGCCCTATAGAgcagtggcaagaagaaagccattgttgaaagatgttttttgtttgctaaaatCCATGCAAGGGATACAGCAAACACTGGATTCATCCTGAGCACACCTTCTATATGGTgaaacatggaggtggcagcacCATGTTGTGGGGATGCTTCAGCAAGGAAAAGTCAGAGTTGATAGGAAGATGGCTACAGCTAAATATAGGGAAATTCTGGAAGGAATCCTGTTACATTTACCTGAGCTAAATGTCTAGGTTCTAGGTCTAGGAATACAAATCCACACTACATGTGTCAGAGCTTCATTTGTAATCAGCTTTTGAAAACCATCTACGGTTTTTAttcctcttcacaattatgcactagtTTCTGTTTGCCTACCTCATGTAAGTCTAATAAGTTGTAACGTGGAAAGGTTTCAGCTCTGTAAATGCAGTGTGTCGCTCATCAGTAGctggtttttgtttctattcaCTTAAGCCGTCTTTCCTCTCAGGGTCGGCCTCTCTCTCTAGATCAGTGTCTGCAGCATTTCATTTCGTCAGAGACAATCAAAGAGGTGGAGTGTGAAAACTGCACAAAGGTACTTTAGTGTCTGTAAAATAATTCCATTGTTTGTGAACAGACATGGTGGGATGGTCGGTTGATCTTTATGTCGTCCTTCAGCTTCAACAAAGCTCGACAAGAAACGGGCAAGTTTTCGAAAGCCAGAGGACAACGTTTGTTAAACAGCTGAAACTTGGaaaggtatttttttctttatcggTTTTCTCCCTAAACCGTTAGAGATTTTAATTGCTGGTACACAATGAATGcgtgtttcatatttttattcatagagGGGAAAGAAATGCAACCCttgtttcatgtattttaaGCTCCCTCAGTGCCTCTGCATCCACCTACAAAGACTGACGTGGTCCAGTGAAGGAACGCCCACCAAGCGTCAGGAGCACGTCCAGTTCACGGAGTATCTGTCGATGGATCGCTACAAACACAACAGCTCCACACAGAGGAGTCAGCGGTTCACATTGGCTCCTAAAGCCATAAAGACAGAAAGTTTGGAGGATTCCACAGAAAGGCTAAAAGCCAATGGGACAGGTGTGTTGGATCAataggtgtttttatttttaacaggaTCGTTCGctctttctttgctttttcttgcatcaattttctttcccccttttttgTTCCAGGTGCAGAACATCATAACAACAACAAGCCTTTCTCTAATGGAACCTGTTCTTCTGTATTTCTTCTCTCTCCTGGCTTGAGCCCACAGCTCGGTCTCACGTATGACTTCAGGTAAACTCTGCAGCAGCCGTTCATCATCAACGCTTTATGACATGGCCACCTGTCAAAGAGTGGAGCCTTTAAACAAGCCTTTTATCTTTTAAGAGAGATAAAAGTGCAACTAAAAGTGTTTCGCAGAGGCTTAAAACAGGCCGGTCAACATACACAACACAATAGAAATGATTAGACTGATGGTGGTTCTGATAGCTGTTTGGGCCAGTTGACAGaaccaaactaaaataaatctgagcaGCCTCCTGCTGGAAGATAATGGTTATTTCCCTCACATAGTCTCATTAAAATATGATTGTCAGCATGTTGGAGAGAATCATTCAAAATTATGATTAGTCAAAATCTGTGATTGGTGTAAAATGTCCCATGGGAGACTTTTGTTCTCAAAGAAAATCTGAGCatgaaatgattaaaacttCAAAAGCTTAAAATGGCAAGTGGATAAAATTAATATAACTTTTACAAAGCAGGACAGTTTTTGTGCTTATAATGCAAACTACAGCAAAAACTTCATTACACCTGAGCGATGTAAGGTTGCACAGGTCGGACACCCAGGCGGTTTCACCGAGCTGACGCCCGGATCTCTGCGTTTCCTTCCAGCTCCGCGGAGTATTTATTCCAGCTAACAGCGGTGTTGGTTCACCATGGTGACATGCACTCAGGACATTTTGTCACCTACCGCCGCAGCCCTCCCTCGGCCTGCAGCGCCTCACCCTTCAGCTGTCAGTGGCTCTGGGTGTCTGATGACTCCGTGCGGAAAGCCAGCCTGCAGGAGGTGCTGTCTTCCAACGCGTACATACTCTTCTACGAGAGAGTGCGACGGCCGACGATCGATCGAGTGGTCGCCTGATCGACCTCTTGCCGTGGTTACCACCGGGTGGCTTCGTGACGGCAGCTTTGCACAGAGTTGTCACACCGTCGTGTCGCAATGGAAACCAAAACGGATGCCGGTAATCCCAAAGATGATGGACCTGCAGGGTTTCTCTCAGATATGATTGTCGTATAAGCTACTTGTCTTTAACACTTTGAACAGTTTCCTGTAACAGATGATAGGAACACTTGACAGTGCCCTGTGATTACACTGTAAATGAgttttttcagaatatttttgactttatcaTGCAGTGgtgtaaatataaatgaaaaatgctgTTGGATATTCCTGTTAATTTGTCAAAATTCCTTTAAATCGCAGACActtaataaagtgaaataaagctgttgcacataaaaaaaaactgtgaaatagtCCCAGCTGCAGCCttgttgtttaatttacatTCCCATCATTCCCAACAGCAGCTGTAAACTCTTACACTGGTAATTTCAGCTACTACTCTGCcattttaaatcttgtttatgCTGTAATTTGTAAGCCTGCACGGTGGAAGATAAAGTGCCATGTTGTTAATGTTCAGCATTTCGATCATACATATGAAACCACTTGTGCAGCAACTCTTAGGGTTGTCCTATCTTACCTAAAATTACGATGCATCCAAGCAGCTGTTCATGGTGTCCAGGTTCTGCAGATTTTTAGTCGGCTTCGTTAACGAGACTTGATTATGTGCAGATGCTTCTGGGTAATTtatcctgaaaatgtttttaaatcctcGGCAGTAAATAACTGCAAGTTTCCTACCAAACCGAGAAAATCTAAATGCAGCAGTGTCTGTCCACTATATGTATTTGAAAGTGATTgttttcaagtttaaaaaaataataaagttttacttttgtgttttatgcgAGATTGTTGCAAATGCACTAACAtcaatgaggtttttttttaaactatgttAAATTGTCTTTGACCGAAATGCACATTCTGCCAAGTCATGGAAGATTCAGATGATCAAAAACAGGACTTTCTAAAAAGATTtaggaaattacatttttaaattacagatttttttaagatGGGAACTAATTGTGTGACAAAACTCACTTTAAGTTGGGTATAACTGCATTTTCTCCACTGACAAATGTATCATGATACTAAAACCACAGCTGAGCAGAAAAGCACAGATTTCCCCAGTTAATTTCTAGAGtgcatagaaaaaaagaagttagcTTTCTGTAAATTTTGTCTGATATCACAAGGCAGACACAACTCAAGCTGGTCAGCTGAGATTAGTTAAAACCAATTATTCACATATTTGCttgacataaaaaatgaaaaagaaaaaaaaactcagctctGCCTTTTGTGATGTCACCGTGACCATGGGCATGTGGAAGATTTCttcttgatttaaaacaaattgaaatgaaagaaaacacaacctGTTTCTTTATGGGTAACAGGCAACATCTAAAGTAAGTTAAACAGATTTAGTGGAAATGTTTGGACAGTgtattaaaatctttatttaccatagcaatatttgttaaaaatgaaaactttaatcCGGTTTTTTGCTGTTAATGTTCCTCTTTGACTGTTCAGTGATGTCCTCCAAGATGCGTCTAAAGGTGAGATTAATGCGAGGCGAGAGGACCTTCTTCCGAACCGGAAGGCTGTGG is part of the Poecilia reticulata strain Guanapo linkage group LG9, Guppy_female_1.0+MT, whole genome shotgun sequence genome and encodes:
- the usp30 gene encoding ubiquitin carboxyl-terminal hydrolase 30 isoform X1, encoding MDNRMLWCRPESSDKLVGEFLGTGPTIRNKMIKNWGLIGGIAAAIAAGVYVLWGPITERKKRKRGMVPGLLNLGNTCFLNSLLQGLAACPSFVKWLERFSGLPSIQSCKDNQLSSTLLQLLKALSSEEPGDEDVLDAGCLLDVLRLYRWHISSFEEQDAHELFHVLTSSLEEERNRQPKVTHLFDVQSLESLPDEEDKTVACISRAPLHPIPGLWKSQHPFHGHLTSNMSCKHCEIQSPVRYDSFESLSLSIPLPQWGRPLSLDQCLQHFISSETIKEVECENCTKLQQSSTRNGQVFESQRTTFVKQLKLGKLPQCLCIHLQRLTWSSEGTPTKRQEHVQFTEYLSMDRYKHNSSTQRSQRFTLAPKAIKTESLEDSTERLKANGTGAEHHNNNKPFSNGTCSSVFLLSPGLSPQLGLTYDFSSAEYLFQLTAVLVHHGDMHSGHFVTYRRSPPSACSASPFSCQWLWVSDDSVRKASLQEVLSSNAYILFYERVRRPTIDRVVA
- the usp30 gene encoding ubiquitin carboxyl-terminal hydrolase 30 isoform X2, with protein sequence MIKNWGLIGGIAAAIAAGVYVLWGPITERKKRKRGMVPGLLNLGNTCFLNSLLQGLAACPSFVKWLERFSGLPSIQSCKDNQLSSTLLQLLKALSSEEPGDEDVLDAGCLLDVLRLYRWHISSFEEQDAHELFHVLTSSLEEERNRQPKVTHLFDVQSLESLPDEEDKTVACISRAPLHPIPGLWKSQHPFHGHLTSNMSCKHCEIQSPVRYDSFESLSLSIPLPQWGRPLSLDQCLQHFISSETIKEVECENCTKLQQSSTRNGQVFESQRTTFVKQLKLGKLPQCLCIHLQRLTWSSEGTPTKRQEHVQFTEYLSMDRYKHNSSTQRSQRFTLAPKAIKTESLEDSTERLKANGTGAEHHNNNKPFSNGTCSSVFLLSPGLSPQLGLTYDFSSAEYLFQLTAVLVHHGDMHSGHFVTYRRSPPSACSASPFSCQWLWVSDDSVRKASLQEVLSSNAYILFYERVRRPTIDRVVA